CCGAGGATAACCTGAAGAAAGGCGAGCAATTCCTGGCCGAGAACGGTAAGCGTGACGGTGTTACCACCACCGACAGCGGATTGCAGTACGAAGTGCTGAAGTCCGGCGAGGAAGGCGCGCCGTCCCCCACCGTGGAGGACACCGTTACCGTGCATTACGAGGGCAGCACCACCGATGGTGAGGTGTTCGACAGCTCCATCGAGCGGGACCAGCCGGCCACGTTCGGTCTGGCCCACATTATCCCGGGTTGGCAGGAAGCGCTGCCGATGATGAAAGTCGGTGATAAGTGGAAGCTCTACCTGCCGGCGGAACTGGGCTACGGCAAGCAGGGCGCCGGTGGTGACATCGGGCCCAACGAAGTGCTGATCTTCGAAGTGGAGTTGCTGGGTATTCAGGGTCAGGGCGATGACGCCGCCGATGACCAGGCCGCGGAAGAGCCCGCGGCGGACGATGCCGAATAACACCGCCGTTCCGGCCGGCCCCGATGGGTCGGCCGGAAACCGCCAGCTACCCTTGCCCGGCTCGCGCCACTGGCTGCTGGTAAAGGCTCACTATCAGTTGATCTTCCAGGGCGAACCGCTCCTCCAGCGCCACCATCAAGCGCGCCACCCGTTCCGGTAACTCGGTCAGCCGCGTCATGCAGTGGGTCGGATTGTCGTAATCCTCATTGAACGCCAGTGCTTCCTCGGTGGAGGCATCCAGCCTCTGAATCAATTGTTCCGCCCACTGTGGTGGCCCGCTGCCGTAATGGCGCGCCGCTCGCACCAGGGCGTTATAGACCTCGAAATAACCCGCGCTGAGATAGTCCATCAGAACCTGACAGAGGTCCTGGATGCGTTGATGGATGGGGGGATCCGGTTCTTCCCGTGACGGCGTGTGGTCGACGCCCTGTACCTGGCAAAGGAGCACGATCAATTGCCGCCGCTCCTCCAGCCAGGCCTGTACCAGTGCCTCAATTTGCTGCCATTGGGCCAATGCTGTGGAACTGGAACTTGCCATTGTTCGCTCTCCTTTATTCGGGCATGGCTGACAGATTTTTTCCTTGGGGAAGTCGAGACTAGAACCGGCGAATAGCGGCTGGCAATGGGTGAGAATGGGACAGGATCCGGGTGAAGGGGAAAAAGCGCGGGGTATCAGTGGGTTGCCGTAAAAGATGATTTCTTCATAACCTTCTCGCGTTCTTATAAGTGTCGCGGCATAACGTTTTTCCGAGCCCGGATTTGGCGTGCCGGCGTGTTGCGTGTGAGTCTGCCTGCGAATGGTGGGACAGCAGTGGCCCTCTTCATACAGAAGAGGGCCGCGATACTCAGCCCATCAACGAGGAAACCCACGGCCAGATCCAGGGCAGGGCCAGGGCGGTCAGCAGGCCGGTCAGGCCCAGCGCCAGGCCGCCGAAAGCCCCCGCCTTTTCGCTGAACTCGAAGGCGCGGGCGGTGCCGATGGCGTGGGCCACCAATCCGAGGGCGAAACCGCGAATGCGGTCATCCTCCACCCGCAACAGCCGGAATACCGGGCCGGCGGCCAGGGCGCCGACGATGCCAGTGATCGCCACCGCGCCGGCGGCCAGGGAAACATCCCCATTGGTGACCCTCGCCACCTCGATGGCGATAGGCGTGGTGATGGATTTGGGCGCCAGGGAGCCGACCACGGTTTCCGGCGCGCCCAGCCACCAGGCCAGGCCCACCGCCAGCCCGGAGGCCAGCGCCGCGCCGATCACCACGGTGATCAGCAATGGCCGCCAGACGCTGCGCACGGTATGCAGCTGGCGATACAGCGGCCAGGCCAGGGCCACGGTGGCGGGGCCGAGCAGGAAGGAAATCAGAGCGGTCTGGTCACGGTATTCCTCGTAAGGCACGCCCACCAGCGGCAGCACGATGATGACCGGAATGGC
This sequence is a window from Alloalcanivorax dieselolei B5. Protein-coding genes within it:
- a CDS encoding FKBP-type peptidyl-prolyl cis-trans isomerase; protein product: MKKLGIVLAGTVLVAACGQQDGGEDAAKVEIKTDDQKASYALGYRSAEQMSAMEGLDTEAMIAGIRDGHTGTDSRLGDEDLNQLIQDFQMRLVEKRQAKQEQEAEDNLKKGEQFLAENGKRDGVTTTDSGLQYEVLKSGEEGAPSPTVEDTVTVHYEGSTTDGEVFDSSIERDQPATFGLAHIIPGWQEALPMMKVGDKWKLYLPAELGYGKQGAGGDIGPNEVLIFEVELLGIQGQGDDAADDQAAEEPAADDAE
- the rsd gene encoding sigma D regulator; this translates as MASSSSTALAQWQQIEALVQAWLEERRQLIVLLCQVQGVDHTPSREEPDPPIHQRIQDLCQVLMDYLSAGYFEVYNALVRAARHYGSGPPQWAEQLIQRLDASTEEALAFNEDYDNPTHCMTRLTELPERVARLMVALEERFALEDQLIVSLYQQPVARAGQG
- a CDS encoding LrgB family protein gives rise to the protein MAELLHTPLFGLLLTLASYRFAQWAYAKSNSLALFHPFIVAAIPVIIVLPLVGVPYEEYRDQTALISFLLGPATVALAWPLYRQLHTVRSVWRPLLITVVIGAALASGLAVGLAWWLGAPETVVGSLAPKSITTPIAIEVARVTNGDVSLAAGAVAITGIVGALAAGPVFRLLRVEDDRIRGFALGLVAHAIGTARAFEFSEKAGAFGGLALGLTGLLTALALPWIWPWVSSLMG